From Carya illinoinensis cultivar Pawnee chromosome 5, C.illinoinensisPawnee_v1, whole genome shotgun sequence, one genomic window encodes:
- the LOC122311192 gene encoding probable 1-acyl-sn-glycerol-3-phosphate acyltransferase 4, protein MEACKPLKSDNNRLKHRPLTPIWVLRGLLCLVVFLSTAFMFLVYFAPVSAVMLRLFSLHYSRKASSFLFGLWLALWPFLFEKINGTKVVFSGDMVPEGERVLLIANHRTEVDWMYLWDLALRKGCLGHMKYILKSSLMKLPVLGWGFHILEFIAVERKWEIDESVLCNMLSTFKNPQDPLWLVLFPEGTNFTEEKCKKSRKFAAEAKLPMMFNVLLPKTKGFCFCLEALRGSLNAVYDVSIAYKHQCPSFMDNVFGVDPSEVHIHVLRIPIDEIPACDTGAAAWLTNRFQLKDQLLSYLQQKDDCCRMNDSFKVSKLITLLNFCIP, encoded by the exons ATGGAAGCTTGCAAGCCGCTCAAATCTGATAATAATAGATTAAAGCACCGCCCTTTGACTCCTATTTGGGTTTTAAGGGGTCTTCTATGTCTAGTGGTGTTTCTTTCCACCGCCTTCATGTTTTTGGTGTATTTTGCACCTGTGAGTGCTGTCATGTTACGGCTTTTCAGCCTGCATTACAGTAGGAAAGCATCATCCTTCCTCTTTGGCCTGTGGCTGGCTCTGTGGCCTTTTctgtttgaaaaaataaacgGGACCAAAGTGGTTTTTTCTGGAGATATGGTTCCAGAAGGGGAGCGTGTTTTGCTTATTGCCAATCACAGAACTGAGGTTGACTGGATGTACTTGTGGGATCTTGCATTGAGGAAAGGGTGTCTGGGCCACATGAAATATATTCTTAAAAGCAGCTTGATGAAACTGCCTGTCTTAGGTTGGGGATTTCACATCTTGGAGTTCATTGCTGTGGAGAGGAAGTGGGAAATTGATGAATCAGTTTTGTGCAATATGCTTTCCACATTTAAGAATCCTCAGGATCCATTATGGCTCGTTCTGTTTCCTGAAGGAACTAATTTTAC TGAAGAGAAATGCAAGAAGAGTCGAAAATTTGCAGCTGAAGCTAAACTGCCTATGATGTTCAATGTCTTGCTCCCAAAAACAAAGGGCTTCTGCTTTTGCTTGGAAGCACTGCGGGGCTCCTTGAATGCAG TTTATGATGTGAGCATCGCATACAAGCACCAATGCCCTTCCTTTATGGACAATGTGTTTGGCGTGGATCCTTCagaagttcacattcatgttctGCGTATCCCAATTGATGAGATTCCAGCTTGTGATACGGGGGCTGCAGCATGGTTAACGAATAGGTTCCAGCTCAAGGACCAATTGCTCTCatatttacaacagaaagacgattgctgcagaatgaatgactcattcaaggttagtaaattaatcactctcttaaacttttgtattccataa